The genomic interval TTTCCCAATCTGCTGGCTTCATAGTCACCACATGGCCATTATCGAACTGCACTATTGGCCATCCGCCTTTAGACTGCGGCGCAAAAGATTTCACCACGCCTAAAGAGCCGTTAACATACTGTTTTTCGCTATCGTTGCGTAACGCCATCACGATAGCACCCTCTTTGAGCACCAAGGTTTCTGGCGCAAGCATATTTTTCTTCAGACGTTCAACCAGCTGAGCTGATCCAGAAGATGTAGCAACAAAAGTATGAATCTCACCGCGCAATAAAGCTAAACGGGTATCGTTTAAGGAATCTGCTTGTTTATTGGAAGGGAAAAGATGAGTAATAACATCGTTCTCATCATAGACCGCTCCAATGCGTGCTGCCATAGTATCGTAATCTTCCCGACTAACTGTGCCCTCACGAATTGAACTGAGCACACTGAGCAGCTGCCCGTCATCTTGACGGTGTTGTTCGGTCAGATAGCACACCACGGGATGCAGCGTATCCCAAGCAAAGGATTCAGTAATAAAACCATTCATATTCTTGCCGTGTGCTGCATATTTTTCTTGCAACGCAGTAGCTTCAGCAGACAGTCCTAACAGATCGGCATTGCGTGCCGCCACAGACACTGGTGGTAATTGGAAAAAATCACCAGAAACTACCACTTGCATTCCGCCAAAAGGAATGTCAGTTTTGCGAGCGCGACGGCATACTTCATCTACAAGATCAAAAAGCCAAGCGTGAATCATGGATACTTCATCAATCACGAGAACATCTGCGTTGACAATAGCTTTTTTACGACGCGTGAGAATGCGTTTCATAATACTCTCAGTCAAAAAAGTATTAACACCAATGCCGCTAAAAGAGTGAATGGTCTGACCGTTGATGTGAGTGGCCGCTATGCCCGTCGATGCGGTAACTGCTACTGATTTGCCTTCAGCACGAGCCTGAGCGATGAACTGATTGAGTACATATGTTTTACCCGCCCCCGGTGCACCTGTAAGATACACAGATGCACCTGAGTTCAGAATATTTAAGGCTTGGGATTGCAGCATCCTAGTGTAGTCCTCTCAGGCGGGCAGATTATGCGCCAGCTCTACTTCGCTCGTGCACGTTGCGCATCACGTTCCGCACGCGTGGCCTTCATCCGCATTACGCACCGCACAACTGGCGTTCTACCGTATAAGAAAATATTTAATAATCAGCTTTTTCTGGAGTATCTTCGCTTGTTAGCGCATTACCATTCATCTCGTATGTGCGTAGCAAACTTGTTTGTTCCACTCGCGCAGCACCGTCACGCGCGTCCTCGCTGCTTGGCTGATCTGCAACAAACATCATTTCTCGGTAATAGCGCAGCT from Alloscardovia omnicolens carries:
- a CDS encoding PIF1 family DEAD/DEAH box helicase → MLQSQALNILNSGASVYLTGAPGAGKTYVLNQFIAQARAEGKSVAVTASTGIAATHINGQTIHSFSGIGVNTFLTESIMKRILTRRKKAIVNADVLVIDEVSMIHAWLFDLVDEVCRRARKTDIPFGGMQVVVSGDFFQLPPVSVAARNADLLGLSAEATALQEKYAAHGKNMNGFITESFAWDTLHPVVCYLTEQHRQDDGQLLSVLSSIREGTVSREDYDTMAARIGAVYDENDVITHLFPSNKQADSLNDTRLALLRGEIHTFVATSSGSAQLVERLKKNMLAPETLVLKEGAIVMALRNDSEKQYVNGSLGVVKSFAPQSKGGWPIVQFDNGHVVTMKPADWEITDAEQVLAVVSQVPLRCAWAITIHKSQGMTLDRSVMDLRRTFAPGMGYVAMSRVQGLDGLFLHGLNNRAFVVSDQAVLLDAALRANSAAATAILEAEGALAVRQSQLPDSVADIEDEFSQGALF